Below is a window of Enterococcus gilvus ATCC BAA-350 DNA.
TCCCCGGTGTGTCTCCTGCGGTCCCTGTATCCAAGGCAAAAGCGATATCGGGATTGACGATGTGGGAGCTCGTACGTGCGCCTCGCAAGCCGACTTCTTCCTGCACGTCGCTGCCGGCAAATAAAACATTATGGTGTTCGCGCTTCGAAAGATTTTCCAATACCCGCAGCGCAACGGCTGTACCAATGCGGTTGTCCCATGCTTTTGCCAGCAAGAATTTTGACTTATTCATGCGTTGGTATTGAATGTACGGCGTCACCATGTCTCCTGGGCGAATGCCCCATTCTTTTGCTTCTTCCTCGCTGCTTGCACCAATATCAATAAACATATCTTTGATCTCAAACGGTTTTTTCCGTGCTTCCGGCGTCAAAACATGGGGAGGCTTCGATCCGATGACGCCATGGACAATGTCGCCTTTGCGGGTCTTGATTTCTACTTGCTGCGCCAGCATCACCTGATTCCACCAGCCGCCGATCGTTTGAAATTCTAAAAAGCCCTTTTCCGTAATTTTAGTGACCATGAAGCCGACTTCGTCTAAGTGACCAGAAATAAAGACTTTTGGTCCGCCGCCTGCGCCATGCTTTGCGATGACACTGCCCAGACCGTCAAAGAAAATATCATCTGAAAATTCCTTGGCGTAGTTTTTGAACACGTCTCTGACTTCTTCTTCATTTCCCGCGATCCCTCGCGCTGAAGTCAGATCGATCAATAATTGTTCTTCCTTTTTCTCCACTATAACTCCTCCTGTTTCCTTTACATACTAGTTGTTGCACCGCTCGAATACGCTGAAAAATAGCTTTGATCTTCATACAAAAAATAGGACGAGCAGTCGTTTTGCATAAATTCAGTATACCATTGTCAAAAAAATCTGCGAAGTATGTTGTATAATCACTGGGAGGTGATCAAATGGCACGCGAATTAGCGATCGAACTGACGATGATGGTAATGATCGAAAATGAGTTAGGAGAAATCTTAGTACAAGACCGTAAGAAAAAAGATTGGCCCGGCTGGACCTTTCCCGGTGGGCACGTAGAAACAAACGAAGGCAGCTATCATGCCGCCTTACGAGAAATAAAAGAGGAAACCGGCTTGTCTATCCAGCCCGTTCTGCAAGGAACAGCGGAATGGAACAATCAACGGAAAGGCACACGAGAACTCGCTTTTCTTTATACCGCCCATGTCGAAAAGCAGCCCTTGCCAGAAGCGCTCTTTTGGGTCGATAAAGAAACCTTGAACAAGCATTCCTTGGCTGGAACCTTGAACGAGCTGCTGCCGGTCTTTTTTGGCAACGAACAACAGAAATACTTTGACGTATAAAAAAAGAAGCCCTTCCTTTGCAGGAGCAGCTCCAAAAAGTCCGTGGATTCCTTTGACTTTTTGAGGCCGCCACTTAAGGAAGGCTTCTTTTGATTATGTGCGAACTTTTTTTAAGGACCACGTTCCTTTTTCCCGCATTGTGATCAGATGGATCACCCAGAAAACGGCTGCAAAAGCCAACAGGACCCCAGATTGAAAATAAAAGTTATCCAAAAAGACGCGGTCAAAATGAATGGTTTTTCCGATCAATTCATTGTTTTGGGCAAACCAGTACGTGGGCGTGAAGGCAGCGACCTTGTTCACTGCGCTTGGCAAAAATTCACTCGGCACGAAGACCCCGCCGACAAAACAGCTCCCCATAATGAAAATATTATTGATCCCGGCGATCGCATCTTCATTTTGCATGATGCTGGTGACCATGATCGAAAAGCTTACGATCGCCATGAAGAACGCCACGGTATTAAGAATGAAGTACCCGATCGCCTGATCAAAGCCGCTTCTGATAACAAGCTGGACGAAGGCTAAAAAGATCACCAAGCAAAACAGCGAATAGAGCAAATTTCCAAGGGATATTTTTCGCGCCAGTTTTCGTCGTGACAGTGGTGAACAGCTATTGCGACGACTGATCGTTTCACGATTAAAGGCAAGATTTACAACCGCATATCCGCTAAAGATCGACATGAACATCCCGTAAGACAGCAGATTATAAATCTGACCTTTGACACGCTGCGTCTTCCTTTTGTTGTAGCTTGAATCAAAATGAACACTGCCGGTCTCACTCAAGGTCGCTTTGGTTTTCTTTAACAGCTCGTCTTGACTAAGGTTCGGCAACTGTTTTTTATACGTAGAATACGTGTTTAAATAATTATTGATCGTCGTATCCACCAGTGATTGGGAAAAAGTCGCCGGACGGGTCTTGCTCGCCACCTTCACAGGCTT
It encodes the following:
- a CDS encoding NUDIX domain-containing protein; translation: MARELAIELTMMVMIENELGEILVQDRKKKDWPGWTFPGGHVETNEGSYHAALREIKEETGLSIQPVLQGTAEWNNQRKGTRELAFLYTAHVEKQPLPEALFWVDKETLNKHSLAGTLNELLPVFFGNEQQKYFDV
- a CDS encoding ABC transporter permease is translated as MTTYRAILQILNKNKGSLLLGIIIMAVITFFYAGQLSQEAEELSGAKIAILSKDDSAIEKGFVEYLGKQHTIVKLKDTSQKSLDDALYFNEVEYILEIPKDFSEKLAEGKPVKVASKTRPATFSQSLVDTTINNYLNTYSTYKKQLPNLSQDELLKKTKATLSETGSVHFDSSYNKRKTQRVKGQIYNLLSYGMFMSIFSGYAVVNLAFNRETISRRNSCSPLSRRKLARKISLGNLLYSLFCLVIFLAFVQLVIRSGFDQAIGYFILNTVAFFMAIVSFSIMVTSIMQNEDAIAGINNIFIMGSCFVGGVFVPSEFLPSAVNKVAAFTPTYWFAQNNELIGKTIHFDRVFLDNFYFQSGVLLAFAAVFWVIHLITMREKGTWSLKKVRT
- a CDS encoding M42 family metallopeptidase, which codes for MEKKEEQLLIDLTSARGIAGNEEEVRDVFKNYAKEFSDDIFFDGLGSVIAKHGAGGGPKVFISGHLDEVGFMVTKITEKGFLEFQTIGGWWNQVMLAQQVEIKTRKGDIVHGVIGSKPPHVLTPEARKKPFEIKDMFIDIGASSEEEAKEWGIRPGDMVTPYIQYQRMNKSKFLLAKAWDNRIGTAVALRVLENLSKREHHNVLFAGSDVQEEVGLRGARTSSHIVNPDIAFALDTGTAGDTPGMTPKEADSVLGKGPQILIYDASMVPHKKLLNFVTDVAEELEIPFQYTVIAGGGTDAGQMHLTRDGVPSLAITVPVRYLHSHTSIIHEDDYFNTVKLVTEVVARLDYETVGEIKNY